In Sodalis ligni, a single genomic region encodes these proteins:
- the atpB gene encoding F0F1 ATP synthase subunit A: protein MSASGEISTPQEYIGHHLNNLQLNLRTFELVNPHNGPATFWTLNIDSMFFSLLLGVIFIWIFGRVAKGATSGVPGKLQTAVELIIGFVDGSVRDMFHGKSKLIAPLALTIFVWVFLMNLMDLLPIDLLPYIGEHVLGLPALRVVPSADVNITISMALGVFILILFYSVKMKGIGGFIKELTMQPFNHWAFIPINFILEGVSLLSKPVSLGLRLFGNMYAGELIFILIAGLLPWWSQWILNVPWAIFHILIITLQAFIFMVLTIVYLAMASEEH, encoded by the coding sequence ATGTCTGCATCAGGAGAAATCTCTACTCCACAGGAATACATAGGGCATCACCTGAATAACCTTCAGCTGAACCTGCGTACTTTCGAACTGGTTAATCCCCACAACGGCCCGGCAACATTCTGGACGCTGAACATTGACTCCATGTTCTTTTCCTTGCTGCTGGGCGTGATCTTTATCTGGATTTTCGGTCGTGTCGCCAAAGGCGCCACCAGCGGCGTTCCCGGTAAACTGCAAACCGCCGTTGAACTGATTATCGGGTTTGTTGATGGCAGCGTACGGGATATGTTTCACGGCAAAAGCAAGCTTATCGCTCCGTTGGCGTTAACCATTTTCGTCTGGGTTTTTCTGATGAACCTGATGGATTTGCTGCCAATCGATTTGCTGCCTTATATCGGCGAACATGTTCTCGGGTTACCGGCGTTGCGCGTTGTTCCTTCCGCCGACGTGAATATCACGATTTCTATGGCCTTGGGCGTATTCATCCTCATTTTGTTCTACAGCGTGAAGATGAAAGGCATCGGCGGTTTTATCAAAGAACTTACCATGCAGCCGTTCAACCATTGGGCCTTTATCCCCATCAACTTTATTCTCGAAGGCGTTAGCTTGCTGTCCAAACCGGTTTCATTGGGCCTTCGGTTGTTTGGCAATATGTACGCGGGTGAGTTGATTTTCATCCTGATTGCCGGTCTGTTACCGTGGTGGTCTCAATGGATTCTCAATGTGCCATGGGCCATTTTCCATATACTGATCATTACGTTACAAGCCTTTATCTTTATGGTGCTGACGATTGTCTATCTTGCGATGGCGTCTGAAGAACACTGA
- the atpE gene encoding F0F1 ATP synthase subunit C — translation MENLNLDLLYMAAAVMMGLAAIGAAIGIGILGGKFLEGAARQPDLIPLLRTQFFIVMGLVDAIPMIAVGLGLYVMFAVA, via the coding sequence ATGGAAAACCTGAATCTCGATCTGCTGTACATGGCTGCCGCTGTGATGATGGGTCTGGCGGCAATCGGTGCTGCGATCGGTATCGGCATCCTGGGTGGTAAATTTTTGGAAGGTGCTGCGCGTCAGCCGGATTTGATTCCCCTGCTGCGTACACAGTTCTTTATCGTTATGGGTCTGGTTGACGCCATCCCCATGATCGCTGTAGGTCTGGGACTGTACGTGATGTTTGCTGTAGCGTAG
- the atpF gene encoding F0F1 ATP synthase subunit B, with protein MNLNATILGQAIAFVLFVLFCMKYIWPPLMAAIEKRQKEIADGLASADLAKKEVDIAQANATDQLKKARAEAQAIIEQANKRKAQIVDEAKAEAEDERNKIVAQAQAEIEAETKRAREELRKQVALLALAGAEKIIERSVDEAANSDIVDKLVAEL; from the coding sequence GTGAATCTTAACGCAACAATCCTCGGCCAGGCCATCGCGTTTGTCCTGTTTGTCCTGTTCTGCATGAAATACATATGGCCGCCGCTGATGGCAGCCATCGAGAAGCGTCAAAAAGAAATTGCTGACGGTCTCGCTTCTGCGGATCTTGCCAAAAAAGAGGTGGACATAGCGCAAGCCAATGCGACCGATCAACTGAAGAAAGCGCGAGCCGAAGCCCAGGCAATCATTGAGCAAGCCAATAAACGGAAAGCTCAGATTGTGGACGAAGCGAAAGCGGAAGCAGAAGACGAACGCAATAAAATCGTGGCGCAGGCCCAGGCTGAAATCGAAGCCGAAACCAAACGCGCTCGCGAAGAGTTGCGCAAGCAAGTCGCACTGCTGGCTTTAGCGGGTGCCGAGAAAATTATCGAACGTTCCGTGGATGAAGCTGCCAACAGCGACATCGTTGATAAACTGGTCGCTGAACTGTAG
- the atpH gene encoding F0F1 ATP synthase subunit delta, translating to MSELVTVARPYAKAAFDFAVEHQSVEHWQDMLSFTAEVSRNDQMAELLSGAVAPETLSDTFIAVCGDQLDPAGQNLIKVMAENGRLAVLPDVLEQFIHLRAAQESTVEVEVISASQLKDEQLAKITAAMEKRLARKVKLNCKIDKSVIAGVIIRAGDMVIDGSVRGRLERLTDVLQS from the coding sequence ATGTCTGAATTAGTAACTGTAGCTCGCCCCTACGCCAAAGCAGCTTTTGACTTTGCCGTCGAGCACCAAAGCGTTGAACATTGGCAGGATATGTTGTCGTTTACCGCTGAGGTAAGCCGCAACGATCAGATGGCGGAACTGTTATCCGGCGCTGTCGCTCCGGAGACGCTGTCGGATACATTTATCGCTGTCTGTGGTGACCAACTCGACCCGGCGGGCCAGAACCTGATCAAGGTCATGGCCGAAAATGGACGCTTGGCGGTCTTGCCGGATGTGCTGGAACAGTTTATTCATCTGCGCGCGGCGCAGGAATCGACTGTGGAAGTGGAAGTCATTTCCGCAAGCCAGCTAAAAGATGAGCAACTGGCGAAGATTACTGCTGCGATGGAAAAACGTCTGGCACGCAAAGTTAAGCTGAATTGCAAAATTGATAAGTCTGTCATTGCCGGCGTAATTATTCGTGCAGGCGATATGGTGATAGATGGCAGCGTTCGCGGTCGTCTCGAACGCCTGACAGACGTATTGCAGTCTTAA
- the atpA gene encoding F0F1 ATP synthase subunit alpha, translated as MQLNSTEISELIKQRIAQFNVVSEAHNEGTIVSVSDGIIRIHGLAEVMQGEMIALPGNRFAIALNLERDSVGAVVMGPYEDLAEGLKVKCTGRILEVPVGRGLLGRVVNTLGAPIDGKGPVENDGFSAVEAIAPGVIERQSVDEPVQTGYKSVDAMIPIGRGQRELIIGDRQTGKSALAIDAIINQRDSGIKCVYVAIGQKASTVANVVRKLEEHGALANTIVVVATASESAALQYLAPYSGCAMGEYFRDRGEDALIIYDDLSKQAVAYRQISLLLRRPPGREAYPGDVFYLHSRLLERASRVNAEYVEAYTKGEVKGKTGSLTALPIIETQAGDVSAFVPTNVISITDGQIFLESSLFNAGIRPAVNPGISVSRVGGAAQTKIMKKLSGGIRTALAQYRELAAFSQFASDLDEATRKQLNHGQKVTELLKQKQYAPMSVAQQSLVLFAAERGYLEDVELAKVGDFEAALVAYVDREQGDLMQQINQTGAYNDDIEGKLKGILDSFKATQSW; from the coding sequence ATGCAACTGAATTCCACCGAAATCAGCGAACTGATCAAGCAGCGCATTGCTCAGTTCAATGTGGTGAGCGAAGCTCACAATGAAGGTACGATCGTTTCCGTGAGTGACGGTATTATCCGTATTCATGGTCTGGCTGAAGTGATGCAGGGCGAAATGATAGCACTGCCCGGCAATCGCTTCGCCATTGCCCTTAACCTGGAACGCGACTCTGTCGGCGCCGTGGTGATGGGGCCTTATGAAGACCTGGCCGAAGGCCTGAAGGTCAAATGCACCGGCCGTATTTTGGAAGTGCCGGTGGGTCGCGGCCTGTTGGGCCGCGTGGTGAATACCCTGGGCGCTCCCATTGACGGGAAAGGTCCGGTTGAAAATGACGGTTTCTCCGCGGTCGAGGCGATTGCCCCGGGCGTTATCGAACGTCAATCCGTCGATGAGCCGGTACAGACCGGTTATAAATCCGTCGACGCCATGATTCCTATCGGTCGCGGACAACGCGAACTGATTATCGGCGACCGTCAGACCGGTAAATCCGCCCTGGCTATCGATGCGATTATCAACCAGCGCGATTCCGGCATTAAATGCGTTTATGTCGCCATCGGCCAGAAAGCCTCCACCGTGGCTAACGTGGTGCGCAAACTGGAAGAACACGGCGCCCTGGCCAATACCATCGTTGTGGTGGCCACCGCGTCCGAATCCGCCGCTTTGCAATATCTGGCGCCGTATTCCGGCTGCGCCATGGGCGAATATTTCCGCGACCGCGGCGAAGATGCCCTGATCATCTATGATGATTTGTCCAAACAGGCCGTGGCATACCGTCAAATTTCCCTGCTGCTCCGTCGTCCGCCAGGACGTGAAGCTTATCCTGGGGATGTATTCTATCTCCATTCCCGTTTGCTGGAACGGGCATCCCGCGTAAATGCCGAGTATGTTGAAGCGTATACCAAGGGTGAAGTGAAGGGCAAAACCGGTTCGCTGACCGCATTACCGATCATCGAAACCCAGGCGGGTGACGTTTCAGCGTTTGTTCCGACCAACGTGATTTCCATCACCGACGGCCAGATCTTCCTGGAATCCAGCCTGTTCAACGCCGGTATTCGTCCTGCGGTAAACCCCGGTATTTCTGTATCTCGCGTGGGCGGTGCCGCTCAAACGAAGATCATGAAAAAACTGTCCGGCGGTATCCGTACAGCTCTGGCGCAGTACCGTGAATTGGCGGCCTTCTCCCAGTTCGCATCCGACCTGGATGAAGCTACCCGCAAACAGTTGAATCACGGTCAGAAAGTGACTGAATTGCTTAAACAGAAACAGTATGCGCCCATGTCGGTGGCTCAGCAGTCTCTGGTGCTGTTCGCGGCGGAACGCGGTTATTTGGAAGACGTTGAACTGGCGAAAGTCGGTGATTTCGAAGCCGCGCTTGTAGCCTATGTTGACCGCGAACAAGGCGATTTGATGCAACAAATCAACCAGACCGGCGCTTATAACGATGATATCGAAGGCAAGCTGAAAGGCATCCTCGATAGCTTCAAGGCAACCCAGTCCTGGTAA
- the atpG gene encoding F0F1 ATP synthase subunit gamma codes for MANAKEIRTKIASVQNTQKITKAMEMVSASKMRKSQDRMAASRPYAETMRNVIGHLALGNLEYKHPYLEERKVKRVGYLVVSTDRGLAGGLNINLFKKVLTDMKGWSEKGVESELAVIGSKGVSFFNAIGSKVVAQVTGMGDNPTLSELIGPVKVMLQAYDEGRLDKLYIVSNKFINTMSQVPQLLQVLPLPPAEDDENLKKKTWDYLYEPDPKSLLDTLLRRYVESQVYQGVVENLASEQAARMVAMKAATDNGSSLIKELQLVYNKARQFSITQEITEIVSGAAAV; via the coding sequence ATGGCCAACGCAAAAGAAATACGTACCAAGATCGCCAGCGTACAGAACACGCAGAAGATCACCAAAGCGATGGAGATGGTTTCCGCTTCTAAAATGCGAAAATCTCAAGATCGCATGGCGGCCAGCCGTCCTTATGCAGAAACGATGCGTAATGTGATTGGTCACCTTGCTTTGGGAAATCTGGAATATAAACACCCCTACCTGGAAGAACGCAAGGTTAAGCGCGTCGGGTATCTGGTGGTTTCCACCGACCGTGGTCTGGCCGGCGGTCTGAACATTAACCTGTTCAAAAAAGTGCTGACGGATATGAAGGGCTGGAGCGAGAAAGGCGTTGAATCCGAACTGGCTGTTATCGGATCCAAAGGCGTCTCTTTCTTCAATGCCATCGGCAGTAAAGTTGTCGCCCAGGTCACCGGTATGGGGGATAACCCCACCTTGTCGGAACTGATCGGTCCGGTAAAAGTCATGCTGCAGGCCTATGACGAAGGCCGTCTTGATAAGCTCTATATTGTCAGCAATAAATTCATTAACACCATGTCCCAGGTTCCGCAGCTTTTGCAGGTTTTACCCCTGCCGCCCGCGGAAGACGATGAAAATCTGAAGAAAAAAACCTGGGATTATCTGTATGAACCTGATCCCAAGTCCCTTTTGGATACGCTGCTGCGTCGTTATGTGGAATCTCAGGTTTATCAGGGCGTCGTTGAAAATCTGGCCAGTGAACAGGCCGCGCGCATGGTGGCGATGAAAGCTGCAACGGACAACGGCAGCAGTCTCATTAAAGAACTGCAGCTGGTTTACAATAAGGCTCGTCAATTCAGCATCACTCAGGAAATCACCGAGATCGTTTCGGGAGCCGCCGCAGTTTAG
- the atpD gene encoding F0F1 ATP synthase subunit beta, with protein MATGNVIQVIGAVVDVEFPQDAVPKVYNALEVENGATKLVLEVEQQLGGGVVRCIAMGTSDGLRRGLKVTNLERSIEVPVGKATLGRIMNVLGQPVDMKGDIGEEERWSIHRPAPSYEDLSSSQELLETGIKVIDLMCPFAKGGKVGLFGGAGVGKTVNMMELIRNIAIEHSGYSVFAGVGERTREGNDFYHEMTESNVIDKVSLVYGQMNEPPGNRLRVALTGLTMAEKFRDEGRDVLLFIDNIYRYTLAGTEVSALLGRMPSAVGYQPTLAEEMGVLQERITSTKTGSITSVQAVYVPADDLTDPSPATTFAHLDATVVLSRQIASLGIYPAVDPLDSTSRQLDPLVVGQEHYDVARGVQSTLQRYQELKDIIAILGMDELSEDDKLVVSRARKIQRFLSQPFFVAEVFTGSPGKYVSLKDTIRGFKGIMDGEYDHLPEQAFYMVGSIDEAVEKARNCNAVRGG; from the coding sequence ATGGCTACTGGAAATGTTATCCAGGTTATCGGCGCCGTGGTTGACGTCGAGTTCCCGCAAGATGCCGTACCTAAGGTGTACAACGCGCTTGAAGTGGAAAACGGTGCCACCAAACTGGTGCTGGAAGTTGAACAGCAATTAGGCGGCGGCGTCGTACGTTGCATCGCCATGGGCACATCCGACGGTTTGCGCCGGGGCCTTAAAGTGACCAACCTGGAACGTTCGATTGAAGTCCCCGTGGGTAAAGCCACACTGGGACGTATCATGAATGTGCTGGGTCAGCCTGTTGATATGAAAGGCGATATCGGTGAGGAAGAACGTTGGTCAATCCATCGTCCGGCGCCGAGCTATGAAGATTTGTCGAGTTCCCAGGAATTGCTGGAAACCGGTATCAAGGTAATCGACCTGATGTGCCCGTTTGCGAAGGGCGGTAAAGTGGGTCTGTTCGGCGGCGCCGGTGTCGGTAAAACCGTTAACATGATGGAACTCATCCGTAATATTGCCATCGAGCATTCGGGTTATTCAGTGTTTGCCGGCGTGGGCGAACGTACCCGTGAAGGGAACGACTTCTACCACGAAATGACCGAATCCAACGTTATCGACAAAGTATCGTTGGTCTACGGCCAGATGAACGAGCCGCCGGGAAACCGTCTGCGCGTGGCGTTGACCGGGCTGACCATGGCGGAAAAATTCCGTGATGAAGGCCGCGACGTCCTGCTGTTTATCGATAATATCTATCGTTATACCCTGGCCGGGACGGAAGTGTCCGCACTGCTGGGCCGTATGCCGTCGGCGGTAGGTTATCAGCCGACGCTGGCGGAAGAAATGGGCGTGCTGCAAGAACGCATCACCTCCACCAAAACCGGTTCTATTACCTCCGTGCAGGCCGTTTACGTCCCGGCGGATGACTTGACCGACCCGTCTCCGGCAACGACCTTCGCCCACCTTGACGCCACCGTGGTATTGAGCCGTCAAATCGCTTCCCTGGGTATCTACCCGGCGGTTGACCCCCTCGACTCCACCAGCCGTCAGCTGGACCCGCTGGTGGTGGGACAGGAACATTACGACGTTGCCCGCGGCGTGCAATCCACTCTTCAGCGTTATCAGGAGCTGAAAGATATCATTGCCATCCTGGGTATGGACGAGCTGTCGGAAGACGACAAGCTGGTGGTATCCCGTGCTCGTAAGATCCAGCGCTTCCTGTCTCAACCGTTCTTCGTTGCCGAAGTATTTACCGGTTCGCCGGGTAAATATGTTTCCCTGAAAGACACGATTCGTGGCTTTAAAGGCATCATGGACGGGGAATATGATCACCTGCCTGAGCAGGCGTTCTATATGGTGGGTTCCATTGATGAAGCAGTGGAAAAGGCAAGAAACTGTAACGCTGTGAGAGGAGGGTGA
- a CDS encoding F0F1 ATP synthase subunit epsilon, which translates to MAANTYHLDVVSAEQKMFSGLVEKIQVTGSEGELGIYPGHAPLLTAIKPGMVRIVKEHSEEEYIYLSGGVLEVQPSIVTVLADTAIRGKDLDEARAMESKRMAEEHINNSHGDVDYAQASAELSRAMAKLRVIELTKRSM; encoded by the coding sequence ATGGCTGCAAATACTTACCATCTGGATGTCGTCAGCGCGGAACAGAAAATGTTCTCCGGGCTGGTGGAAAAAATCCAGGTGACGGGGAGCGAAGGCGAGCTGGGTATTTATCCCGGTCATGCCCCGCTGCTCACTGCCATTAAGCCCGGTATGGTGCGTATCGTTAAAGAGCACAGCGAAGAAGAGTACATTTACCTGTCCGGTGGTGTGCTCGAGGTGCAACCCAGCATCGTTACCGTGCTTGCCGATACCGCTATTCGAGGCAAAGATCTGGATGAAGCGAGAGCGATGGAATCCAAGCGCATGGCGGAAGAGCATATCAATAATTCCCACGGCGACGTGGATTATGCTCAAGCCTCGGCTGAATTGTCGCGGGCTATGGCTAAATTGCGGGTTATTGAATTAACCAAACGGTCCATGTAA
- the glmU gene encoding bifunctional UDP-N-acetylglucosamine diphosphorylase/glucosamine-1-phosphate N-acetyltransferase GlmU, with protein MSNRAMSVVILAAGKGTRMYSDLPKVLHPLAGKPLISHVIDAVSTLNTEHIHLVYGHGGELLRERLADGGSRLSWVLQSEQRGTGHAVQQALPYLLDDEDVLILYADVPLIAPETLKRLLAAKPDGGIGLLTVTLDDPSGYGRIVRENGQVTGIVEQKDASEEQRRINEINTGIMVAAGVDLKRWLGSLNNNNVQGEYYLTDIIAMAWHEGRQINTVQPGRLWEVDGVNNRRQLAVLERAYQQQLAEELLLAGVMICDPARFDLRGELRHGRDVTIDTNVIIEGRVALGNNVVIGTGCVLKDCDIGDNVVISPYSVIDGAILSANASVGPFARLRPGSELGEGAHVGNFVEMKKARLGKGSKAGHLSYLGDAEIGAAVNIGAGTITCNYDGANKHQTIIGDDVFVGSDTQLVAPVTVAKGATIAAGTTITCDVGENELVLSRVKQTHISGWLRPVKKKK; from the coding sequence ATGTCGAATCGAGCAATGAGCGTGGTGATACTTGCCGCGGGTAAAGGCACCCGCATGTATTCTGATCTGCCTAAGGTGTTGCACCCCCTGGCGGGAAAACCGCTGATTAGCCATGTTATCGATGCCGTTAGTACGCTAAACACCGAACATATCCATCTGGTTTACGGTCATGGCGGCGAATTATTACGGGAGAGGCTGGCGGACGGCGGTTCCCGATTGAGCTGGGTGCTGCAATCCGAGCAGCGTGGCACGGGACACGCGGTACAGCAGGCGCTGCCCTATTTGCTTGATGATGAAGATGTGCTGATCCTGTATGCCGATGTTCCGCTTATCGCTCCCGAGACCCTCAAGCGTTTGCTGGCGGCCAAACCGGACGGCGGTATCGGCCTGTTGACCGTGACGCTGGACGATCCTTCCGGCTATGGGCGCATCGTGCGTGAAAACGGGCAGGTTACCGGCATCGTGGAGCAAAAGGATGCCTCGGAAGAGCAGCGCCGGATTAACGAAATCAATACCGGCATTATGGTGGCGGCGGGGGTGGATCTGAAGCGCTGGTTAGGTTCGCTGAACAATAATAATGTGCAGGGCGAGTATTACCTCACCGACATCATCGCCATGGCCTGGCATGAAGGACGGCAAATCAATACCGTGCAGCCAGGGCGGCTGTGGGAAGTGGACGGTGTGAATAACCGCCGCCAGCTGGCGGTGCTGGAGCGGGCCTATCAGCAGCAGCTGGCGGAGGAGCTGTTGCTGGCCGGCGTCATGATTTGCGATCCGGCCCGCTTTGATCTGCGCGGTGAACTCAGGCACGGACGCGACGTGACCATTGATACCAATGTGATTATCGAAGGCCGCGTGGCGCTGGGCAATAACGTGGTCATCGGCACAGGCTGTGTCCTGAAGGATTGCGATATCGGCGATAACGTGGTCATCAGCCCCTATTCGGTAATAGATGGCGCCATATTAAGCGCCAATGCCTCCGTCGGACCGTTTGCCCGGCTGCGTCCCGGTTCGGAACTGGGAGAAGGCGCCCATGTGGGCAACTTTGTCGAAATGAAAAAAGCCCGGCTCGGCAAAGGCTCGAAAGCCGGACATTTGAGTTATCTCGGTGATGCCGAGATTGGCGCCGCGGTGAATATCGGTGCCGGCACCATCACTTGTAATTATGACGGCGCCAATAAGCATCAGACTATCATCGGCGATGACGTTTTTGTCGGTTCGGATACTCAACTGGTGGCACCGGTTACCGTAGCCAAGGGGGCGACCATCGCCGCTGGCACCACCATAACCTGCGATGTGGGTGAAAACGAGCTGGTGCTTAGCCGGGTGAAGCAAACGCATATCAGCGGCTGGCTGCGGCCGGTCAAGAAAAAAAAATAA
- the glmS gene encoding glutamine--fructose-6-phosphate transaminase (isomerizing) — MCGIVGAVAQRDIAEILLEGLRRLEYRGYDSAGLAVVDNQGQLQRLRRVGKVSALSRAVEEHPLAGGTGIAHTRWATHGEPSESNAHPHVSEHIVVVHNGIIENFESLRSGLIERGYRFASETDTEVIAHLVHWEQSQHGGTLAEVVLRVIPQLRGAYGTVIMDSKDPSVLVAARSGSPLVIGRGVGENFLASDQLALLPVTRRFIFLEEGDVAEVTRRTVRVWDIQGNPVEREEIESQVKYDAGDKGLYRHYMQKEIFEQPQAIKNALEGRFTHGEVTLPELGEEGNKLLSQVKYVQIIACGTSFHSAMVARYWFEALAGMPCDVEIASEFRYRKSAVRPGSLLITLSQSGETADTLAALRLTKGLGYLGSLAVCNVPGSSLVRESDLALMTKAGTEIGVASTKAFTTQLTVLLMLVARIGRLRGIDGEVERQIVHALQALPARIEQMLALDKTIEALAEGFMDKHHALFLGRGALYPIAMEGALKLKEISYIHAEAYAAGELKHGPLALIDSEMPVVVVAPNNELLEKLKSNIEEVRARGGQLYVFADQDAGFIDDDTMTIIPLPHVEDIVAPIYYSVPLQLLAYHVALIKGTDVDQPRNLAKSVTVE; from the coding sequence ATGTGTGGAATAGTAGGTGCAGTAGCCCAACGTGATATTGCTGAAATACTGTTGGAGGGGTTACGCCGGCTGGAATATCGCGGCTATGATTCCGCGGGTTTGGCGGTGGTGGATAATCAGGGACAGTTGCAGCGTCTGCGCCGGGTAGGCAAGGTCAGCGCGCTGTCCCGGGCGGTGGAGGAACATCCCCTGGCCGGAGGCACCGGGATAGCCCATACACGTTGGGCCACCCACGGCGAGCCGTCGGAATCCAATGCTCACCCCCATGTCTCGGAACATATCGTGGTGGTGCATAACGGTATCATTGAAAATTTTGAATCCCTGCGCAGTGGCTTGATAGAACGGGGATACCGTTTCGCTTCCGAAACCGATACCGAAGTGATCGCCCATCTGGTCCATTGGGAACAGTCGCAGCACGGCGGTACGCTGGCGGAAGTGGTATTGCGGGTTATCCCGCAACTACGCGGCGCTTACGGCACGGTTATCATGGACAGTAAAGACCCCAGCGTGCTGGTGGCCGCACGTTCGGGCAGTCCGCTGGTGATAGGTCGCGGCGTGGGTGAGAATTTCCTGGCTTCCGATCAGTTGGCCCTGTTGCCGGTCACCCGGCGCTTTATCTTTTTGGAGGAAGGGGACGTTGCCGAAGTCACTCGCCGTACCGTGCGGGTGTGGGACATCCAGGGCAATCCGGTGGAACGGGAAGAGATTGAATCCCAGGTGAAATACGATGCCGGTGATAAAGGCCTCTATCGCCATTACATGCAAAAAGAGATTTTTGAACAGCCGCAGGCCATCAAAAATGCTCTGGAAGGCCGGTTCACTCACGGCGAAGTGACCCTGCCGGAGTTGGGCGAAGAGGGGAACAAGCTGTTATCGCAGGTGAAATATGTTCAGATTATCGCCTGCGGAACCTCCTTTCATTCCGCCATGGTGGCGCGCTATTGGTTTGAAGCGCTGGCCGGCATGCCCTGCGATGTGGAAATCGCTTCTGAATTCCGTTATCGAAAATCCGCCGTGCGGCCCGGCAGTCTGCTTATTACCCTTTCCCAGTCGGGCGAAACCGCCGATACCCTGGCGGCGTTGCGTCTGACCAAAGGCCTCGGTTATCTGGGGTCGCTTGCGGTGTGTAACGTGCCAGGTTCGTCACTGGTGCGGGAGTCCGATTTAGCGCTGATGACCAAAGCCGGCACCGAAATCGGCGTGGCGTCCACCAAGGCCTTCACGACTCAGCTCACGGTGCTGCTGATGCTGGTGGCCCGTATCGGCCGACTGCGGGGCATTGACGGGGAGGTTGAGCGGCAGATTGTTCATGCCCTACAGGCCCTGCCGGCGCGCATTGAGCAAATGCTGGCGCTGGATAAGACCATCGAAGCGCTGGCGGAAGGATTTATGGATAAACATCACGCCCTGTTCCTGGGACGGGGAGCTTTATATCCTATCGCCATGGAAGGAGCGCTGAAGTTGAAGGAAATATCTTATATCCATGCCGAAGCCTATGCCGCGGGTGAATTAAAACACGGTCCGCTGGCGCTTATTGATAGCGAAATGCCGGTTGTCGTGGTGGCGCCAAATAACGAGTTACTGGAAAAACTGAAATCAAATATTGAGGAAGTCCGCGCCCGGGGCGGCCAACTCTATGTCTTTGCCGATCAGGACGCCGGTTTTATCGATGACGACACCATGACGATAATTCCGTTGCCCCATGTGGAGGATATCGTTGCGCCGATTTATTACAGTGTCCCCTTGCAGCTATTAGCCTATCACGTAGCTTTGATCAAAGGCACCGATGTTGATCAACCGCGTAATTTGGCGAAATCAGTTACTGTCGAATGA
- the pstC gene encoding phosphate ABC transporter permease PstC, with product MADNMPVQHAPGKKGDLIFGTLVRLAALITLLMLGGIIVSLIVASWPSIEKFGFAFLWTKEWDPPGEQFGALVPIYGTLVTSFIALLIAVPVSFGIALFLTELAPAWLKRPLGVAIELLAAIPSIVYGMWGLFVFAPLFAQYFQQPLGDVLSNIPFVGVLFQGPAFGIGILAAGIILAIMIIPYIAAVMRDVFEQTPVMMKESAYGIGCTTWEVIWRIVLPFTKNGVIGGVMLGLGRALGETMAVTFIIGNTNQLTSISLFMPGNSITSALANEFAEASAGLHTAALMELGLILFVITFIVLACSKFMIMRLAKNEGVK from the coding sequence ATGGCTGACAATATGCCGGTACAGCATGCCCCCGGTAAAAAAGGCGACCTGATTTTCGGTACGTTGGTCAGACTTGCCGCCCTCATTACGCTGTTAATGTTGGGCGGCATTATCGTCTCGCTGATTGTTGCCTCATGGCCGAGCATCGAAAAGTTCGGTTTTGCATTTCTCTGGACCAAGGAGTGGGATCCACCCGGCGAGCAGTTTGGCGCGCTGGTGCCCATTTACGGTACGCTGGTAACCTCTTTCATTGCTTTGCTGATAGCCGTGCCGGTGAGTTTCGGCATCGCGCTGTTTCTGACTGAATTGGCGCCTGCCTGGTTAAAAAGACCGCTTGGCGTGGCCATTGAATTATTGGCTGCCATCCCGAGCATTGTTTACGGCATGTGGGGCCTGTTTGTCTTCGCACCGCTCTTCGCTCAATATTTCCAACAACCCCTGGGCGACGTATTGTCCAATATTCCCTTTGTCGGAGTATTGTTTCAGGGACCGGCGTTCGGCATAGGTATTCTGGCGGCGGGCATTATCCTGGCCATTATGATCATTCCCTATATTGCCGCCGTGATGCGCGATGTGTTCGAGCAAACGCCGGTAATGATGAAAGAGTCGGCCTACGGGATCGGCTGCACCACTTGGGAAGTTATCTGGCGCATCGTGCTGCCTTTCACCAAAAACGGCGTTATCGGCGGCGTTATGCTGGGCCTGGGGCGTGCGTTGGGCGAGACCATGGCGGTGACGTTTATTATCGGCAATACCAACCAGTTAACCAGTATTTCCCTGTTTATGCCCGGCAACAGCATCACCTCGGCGCTGGCGAATGAATTCGCGGAAGCGTCGGCCGGCCTGCATACCGCGGCGCTGATGGAACTGGGGCTGATTCTTTTTGTTATCACCTTTATCGTCTTGGCCTGCTCCAAGTTCATGATCATGCGTTTGGCGAAAAATGAGGGCGTGAAATAA